In the genome of Bremerella sp. P1, the window GAATCGCTCGGAGCCACTCGTTGTATTCGTCGGTGTACTCAATCGACGGCGTCAGCAGCTTGATCACACTACCGAGCGTTCGATCGGCCGACAGAACAGCCCGCGATGGCTTAGTCGAATAATCCGGACGCTTGGTCGAATCGGCCTTCCAGCGATTGGAATAGTCCTTCTGGAAGATCTCTTCGACGTGGTCCAGGTCCTTCTCGATATCGGAAACAAAGATCGGACCGTACAGCGTGTAGTCGGTCAGCGACTTACTGATTTCGCTTTTGCCGCCACCGCTGACGGTACACGGTTTGTGACAGAAAATACCTTCCGCGGTCGAACCCACCAAACGCCAGCTCGGAGCGGCCGGGTGTTTCTCCATCCGGATTTTGTAGCCCGAAGGTGCGATGTAGTACCGGTTGGGCAGCAGCGGCAGGCTATGCTCTTCGCCGTTGCGTGTCCACGTGATGCACTGATCGAGCATGGTCGCCCGGGCATCTTCCGGAATGTAGAACACTTCAGGATGCTTCTTATCGATCCCGTAACCTTCCGGCTGGAAGTCGATCAAGTCGCCATAGTCACGCATGACGTCGTCGATCGTACGGCCGTTGTACTTCTGGCTGTTGACGACAAACTCGTCACCCAGATTCCAACTGGTATAGGCGATGCAGCCGCCGGCGTGCTCTTCTTCGGTATCGCCGTACAGGTTGGCGGCGTAGCTGATCTGCGTTTTGACTTCCTTCTTGCAGTAGCCGTAGTAGTTGTCGGCGATCAACGTGACCACCACGCCACTGGCATCGCGGCACGTCAGCTTGAAGGCCATGCCGTCGTTGTACAGTTCGGAATCGTCCTTCCAGCACATCGAGTCGTTGCGTTGACGCTCGGTCGCGTCGTCCCAGTGCGGAAGGCCCAGTTCCTTCTTAGTACAGGTGCCCAAGTGCGGAGCCAGGATCACGCAGCCGGTGTGGCCCGTCCAGTGCTCGACATCCAAGGCCGAGTTATTCTTCGAGATGTAAGGGTCGCCGGCGTTGCCGAAAATCGATTCGACAAAGTCCAAGTTACTGACCAGCTGGCCCGGCACGAAGAAGCGGACTTCCATCGTCTTCTCAGGCGTCACGCCGGGAACTTCCGGACAGACAATTGGTCGCAGTAGAAGCGAGACAATACTGTGGGCCGCGTTCTCTTGATCGGCGGTGAACGGCAGAAGCGTATCCGACTCAGGCGGATTGACCGCGATCTGGAACATCTTCATGAAGACTTCCCGCGGCACGGCGCGCTTATCGCCGGCGATAGGCAAGCCCCCTTCGGTGACGTGGAAGGTTCCCTTGGTAGTACGGCGATCGTGCCGCGGATTATGCAGCGCACCGTTGGCAATGCGATACGATTCGACCAGTTCGCTCTTGAAGGAAGAACGGTTCACGGGAATCGAAAGCTCGCGGGCAACACCGTGACGCTCAAGGGTGAACGTCTTACGAGGCAACTTCAGTGGTTCGCTTGGCTTCAGATCGCTGAAGTAACGCTGGAGGAACGCTTCGATACGCTGATCGATCGGAGCCGGACGATCGTACAGCATCCGCGTTTTTTCGTGGTAGTTGGCAAGCAGTCCCTTCGCCAGGCCTGCGAATTCTACATCGCTTGCATCCAGTGCCGGCGGCAGTTCGTTGGCAATCAATTGCAAGTTGATGTAGCGAATCAACTCTTGCCGATCCGACTTCGGATCAAAGACTTCACCAGGTTTGCGGATGCCAAGAGATTCTCGTAAGTCCATGCGTCACACCAAGTGGATAAGGCTCGCTTGTAGTTGCTGACTGGCCTGATCCTAACCAACTATTTTCCGGTGGTCACGGGTCACCACTCGCATGGGATTTCGAATGGAAGACGAGCCCGCCTTAGGCATCCCATAAAGGAGGATGTTTGAAATGGGCCATAAAAATTTTTCTGCCCATCCCCCGGCAATCGGCTTTTCAATGCCCAGGGCGCGTCCGCACGGCTTAATCGGTGTCCGGCAGAAATGCCTTGCTGACGCAGCCATGGTGTGCCTGAGAAACGGTCGCGGCAAAGTCCGCCAGGTAGCCGCGGGTGCGGGGAATCTCGGGAGCCGTCCACGCCTGGCGACGCTCGGCCAGCACGGCATCGTCGACGTGCAGCGTCAGATCGCCGGCTGTGAGATCGAACGAGATTTCGTCTCCGTCTTCCACCAAGGCGATCGGCCCACCCACGGCAGCTTCCGGAGCACAGTGCACACCGATCGCTCCGTGCGAAACGCCGGAGACGCGGGTATCGGAAAGAAACGCGACTTTGCCATCGAGCTTCGGCGTCGCCAAGGCGGCGGTCGCCACCAACACTTCCGGCATGCCTGAGGCAACCGGTCCCAGGTAACGCAGCACGATCACGCTGCCTGGCTGGATCTCGTCGCGTTCGACCGCTTCGACAATCTTACGGGCATCATCAAAACAGATAGCCTTACCGCGAAAGGTCGGCTCTTTCATGCTGCTGACTTTGAACACAATCCCGCCGGGGGCCAGGTTGCCGAAACAGATCTGCATGTCAGCATACGGCTTGAACGGCTTGTCGACCGGGACGATCAAATCCTGATCCCAGTCCATGTCGGGCGCATCGGCCAGGTTCGCGGCCATCGTCTTGCCGGTTACCGTGATGCAGTCTCCCTCAAGCATCCCCTGCTGAAGCAGATACTTGAGGAACATGGGCGTGCCGCCGAGCTTGAACAAGTCGTACATCGTTCGCTTACCACGCGGGGCGAAGCTACACAGCACTGGCGTCTCGCGGCAGATTTGCTGGATATCCTCCAAATGGAAATCGACATGGGCTTCGCGCGCCAGCGCCAACAGATGCAGCACGCCGTTGGTCGAACCGCCCATCGCGGCAACGGCTCGCGTGGCATTGATCATCGATGCCCTGGTGACAATATCGCGCGGACGGATGTCTTCCGCCAACAGTCGCTTCACCAGCGTGCCGATCCCTTCGCACTCGGCAATCTTGGAAGGATCGTCGGCCGGGTTGCTGCTGGAGTAAGGAGCCGACAGCCCCATCGCTTCCAGGGCAATGCCCCAGGTGTTGAATGACGCCGCAATGCCACATCCGCCAGGGCCGGGACAAGCGGTGCGAAGGATCTCGTCCGCCTCGTCGTGGGTCATCGCACCGACACTCGCCGCGGCCTGCGAATCGTAGACATCCAGAATGGACGTATCGTGCCCGCGATGACAGCCGGGCTTGATGCTTCCGCCGTTGATGATCAGGCCCGGATAATTCAGCCGAGCCAAGGCCATGGCAAAGCCGGGACCATTCTTGTCGCAATTGTGCATCCCGATCAGAAAGTCGTAACCATGCGAACTAGTCACGCACTCGGCGGCGTTGGCAATCATGTTGCGCGACGGCAGACTCGCGTTACCCCCTTCGTGACCCTGGGTAATGTTATCGCTAACGGCCGGCGTGCCAAACGGAAAACCGATCAGCCCTTCCTTTTCGCACCCCTGTTTGATGAGCGTCGCCAGGCGATACGCATGCACATTGCAGAGGTTGCCTTCCAACAGCGGCACTCCGATGCCGACTTGAGGCTTGTGGAAATCTTCTTCCTTGAAGTTCAGCCCGTAGTAAAACGCGGTCACTCCGCGCTGCCAGCCTTGGGTCAGATTGCGGCTATTCCAGTTGAGTGGTCGGTCCATGAGAAGCAGTACTCTTGGTTGGCATAAATGAGGAAGGATGCAACCAAGTAGTATGGCGGGCCTGACAGCAAAGCTCAAGCTTGGCAAATGCGAAGCAAG includes:
- the ilvD gene encoding dihydroxy-acid dehydratase, whose product is MDRPLNWNSRNLTQGWQRGVTAFYYGLNFKEEDFHKPQVGIGVPLLEGNLCNVHAYRLATLIKQGCEKEGLIGFPFGTPAVSDNITQGHEGGNASLPSRNMIANAAECVTSSHGYDFLIGMHNCDKNGPGFAMALARLNYPGLIINGGSIKPGCHRGHDTSILDVYDSQAAASVGAMTHDEADEILRTACPGPGGCGIAASFNTWGIALEAMGLSAPYSSSNPADDPSKIAECEGIGTLVKRLLAEDIRPRDIVTRASMINATRAVAAMGGSTNGVLHLLALAREAHVDFHLEDIQQICRETPVLCSFAPRGKRTMYDLFKLGGTPMFLKYLLQQGMLEGDCITVTGKTMAANLADAPDMDWDQDLIVPVDKPFKPYADMQICFGNLAPGGIVFKVSSMKEPTFRGKAICFDDARKIVEAVERDEIQPGSVIVLRYLGPVASGMPEVLVATAALATPKLDGKVAFLSDTRVSGVSHGAIGVHCAPEAAVGGPIALVEDGDEISFDLTAGDLTLHVDDAVLAERRQAWTAPEIPRTRGYLADFAATVSQAHHGCVSKAFLPDTD